A genomic stretch from Aedes albopictus strain Foshan chromosome 2, AalbF5, whole genome shotgun sequence includes:
- the LOC115268828 gene encoding uncharacterized protein LOC115268828 — protein MPRRKGSRKSVGADQDKEEDDENEEEDGEDELPAAGGERYFHPEELKQLIPLFKEGSGVSDWLQTIDHYRVLYSWSSKTTLLYASCRLSGAAYQWYLGERPTIPAWDEFKAKICVAFPEHEDEADVHRSLAKCVKDGKESYDNYVFRMNAIGQKGKLSNSAIIKYVISGLSYDPLYGCIATRKYETIYELLEHIRYCESNQEMCKRRTYLPKANASRPNAGVGGRKQHDENRPNNDGEGQPKRSPKDECFNCHGSGHISINCPQPQRRPRCPVCNKVGHGEETCFKRRGEPTARPSGDAAGPKPATSGNSPAYPIVAGSSDDSPGADSEEEFEDVEYLERSESEEYEDEEYLEDE, from the exons ATGCCACGGCGCAAGGGAAGCCGAAAATCGGTAGGAGCAGACCAGGACAAGGAGGAGGACGACGAAAATGAGGAAGAGGACGGCGAGGACGAGTTGCCTGCGGCCGGTGGTGAGCGATATTTCCACCCGGAGGAACTAAAGCAACTGATTCCGCTGTTCAAGGAGGGAAGTGGAGTGTCGGATTGGCTACAAACTATCGATCACTATCGTGTGCTGTATTCGTGGTCGTCGAAAACTACACTGTTGTATGCATCCTGTCGTCTTTCGGGAGCAGCATACCAGTGGTATCTCGGGGAGCGTCCGACTATTCCTGCCTGGGACGAGTTCAAAGCGAAGATTTGTGTGGCTTTTCCGGAGCACGAAGACGAAGCCGATGTTCATCGAAGTCTGGCGAAGTGCGTGAAGGATGGAAAGGAGTCCTATGACAACTACGTGTTTAGGATGAATGCCATCGGGCAGAAGGGAAAGCTGAGCAACTCGGCGATCATCAAATACGTCATCAGCGGCCTGTCGTACGATCCGCTGTATGGATGCATCGCCACTCGGAAGTACGAAACCATCTACGAACTTCTCGAGCACATCCGATACTGCGAGTCAAATCAGGAGATGTGCAAACGGCGAACGTACCTCCCGAAGGCAAACGCAAGCAGGCCGAATGCAGGTGTTGGTGGCAGAAAGCAGCACGACGAGAACCGCCCAAACAACGACGGCGAGGGCCAACCGAAGCGGAGTCCGAAGGATGAATGTTTCAACTGCCACGGTTCCGGCCATATTTCGATTAACTGCCCGCAGCCCCAACGTCGACCCCGGTGTCCGGTATGCAATAAGGTGGGCCACGGTGAGGAAACGTGTTTCAAGCGACGAGGTGAACCAACAGCAAGACCAAGCGGTGATGCAGCTGGACCAAAGCCGGCAACGAGTGGCAACAGCCCGGCGTACCCGATTGTAGCTGGAAGCAGCGACGATAGCCCCGGAGCTG aTTCCGAAGAAGAGTTTGAAGACGTTGAGTACCTAGAAAGATCAGAGTCAGAAGAATATGAGGATGAAGAATATCTAGAGGATGAGTAA